One Cervus canadensis isolate Bull #8, Minnesota chromosome 13, ASM1932006v1, whole genome shotgun sequence DNA segment encodes these proteins:
- the LOC122452198 gene encoding 60S ribosomal protein L30-like, producing the protein MVATKKTKKSPELINSRLQLVMKSGKYVPGYKQTLKMIRQGKEKLVILANSCPALRKSEIEYYTMLTKTGVHHYGGNNIELGTACGKYYRVCTLAIIDPGDSDIIRSMPEQTGEK; encoded by the coding sequence ATGGTGGCCACAAAGAAGACGAAAAAGTCACCGGAGTTGATCAACTCTAGGCTCCAGCTGGTTATGAAGAGTGGAAAGTACGTGCCGGGGTACAAACAGACTCTGAAAATGATCAGACAAGGCAAAGAGAAACTGGTCATCCTCGCCAACAGCTGCCCAGCCTTGAGGAAATCTGAAATAGAGTATTACACCATGTTGACCAAAACTGGTGTCCATCACTACGGTGGCAATAATATTGAATTGGGCACAGCATGTGGAAAATACTACAGAGTGTGCACACTGGCTATCATTgatccaggtgattctgatattaTTAGAAGCATGCCAGAACAGACTGGTGAAAAGTAA